The segment TGGCTATTTCATCTACAAAGAAATATCATGTTTTATTGATCACATACATTTTGTCTAATACTTAAATTAATATAcagatatttattaaaaattgtttcagACGAAGTGGATGAAtctgtatattaatttatgatattaattCATATCAGTAAACAATGGACTTCCAGAGAGGAGGCAAGAAAGGGTTTAGTCTCAGATGAAGGAGGTGTTCTCGCGGTGGTAGAAGTTCTCGAAAACGGGTCGCTACAAGCTAAGGAACACGCGGTTGGTGTGCTCTTAACATTGTGCCAAAGCGATAGGAGTAAATACAGAGAGCCGATTCTTAGAGAAGGTGTGATACCTGGACTCCTTGAGCTCACGGTTCAAGGGACCTCGAAGTCTCGTACCAAAGCTCAGAGACTCCTCTGTTTACTAAGGGACTCGGAAAGCTCAGAGACTCCTCTGTTTACTAAGGGACTCGGAAAGCCCGAGGTCAGAGGTTCAACCTGATACAATAGAGAACATAGTGTCGAGCTTAATCTCTCATATAGACGGTGATGATCAGTCTGGTAAGGCGAAGAAGATCTTAGCTGAGATGGTGCAAGTTAGCATGGAGAACGTGCTTCCACTCTTGTCCGTCCCTAAGACCTCATTTCTATGACATAATAAACCAAAGACTAATCGATAACATTAACCGAAGACTAATCGATAACATTAAACCAAAATCTAACTaacaaaaccaaatcttaacctaAACCTAACCCGCCGCTACCAGAGCCTCCGCCTCCGCCTCCGCCTCCAGCCTCCAGAGCATCCGCGTCAAACCTCGGTTCTCTTACTCCAGTCTCCACAACTCCTGTCGCACACCTCCTCTGGTTCTTCTTCACTCGTTCAATTATTCTACCTTCACCAGGATTAAAATCAACAGAAAAGAGGTGATGAGAAAGTAGTTCTTTGTAGATCTAAAAACAGAGAGGATTCATTAGAATCATTACCATTGACatggagatggagagagagagagaagatggaggCAGGAAGAACACGCTATTGTTGTTTAATGAATTGGTTCTCTTTGCTTATGTGTCGATAACAAAATCTACAtgtattaataaaatgatttggTTGGATACTCAAGTTTTTTTCAGTTATTGACATGTCTATCTCTCATGTCTCTAaaaatctgatgtgtcaacACCAGGAGAGAGTCTAGCTTCATTACTGTGTggattatattttctttattgaGAGTAGGAAAATAGGaaaattagtgttaaatattgtataaatttaatttagtataTAAGATTTGTATAAAACAAAagttactatttttaaaaactctttacgaaattttctttattatgaaagtaaaaaaatagaaaaatcaatgttaaatatttcacaaatttattttggtatatAGGTTTTGTAAAAAATGGATAATTACTAATTACAAAaactctttttaattaatttggttTCATATTTTAACACATGTTGCAATCTTAAAGTTATAATTACCATGTGTCGCGatcgtgttaattagtaactttgaagaaccaagcttatTATTTAGTATATAAGATTTGTATAAAACAAAagttactatttttaaaaactctttacgaaattttctttattatgaaagtaaaaaaatagaaaaatcaatgttaaatatttcacaaatttattttggtatatAGGTTTTGTAAGAAATGGATAATTACTAATTACAAAaactctttttaattaatttggttTCATATTTTAACACATGTTGCAATCTTAAAGTTATAATTGCCATGTGTCGCGatcgtgttaattagtaactttgaagaaccaagctttatataataagatagtaTAGTAATATTTGTATAGTTTTGTATTTATAACTTTTTCCTGAAAACAAActaaacttaaatataatatatatcttagagaaaatatattagacGTCAATATCACTGAGCaattatataataactattttcaatcatttaacttcataatatacaaaaaaaatcaaaacacaagtTTATAGCAAATTCTACtgtgataataaaaaaaaacaatccgcttttgcaaaagaataaaaaaatacccggtctaaaaaatcaaaacacaagtTTTATAGTAAAGTTTACgtgacaataaaaaaaacacaattcacatttgtaaaagaataaaaacccgccgggtcatgatctagtctTTCACTCATACCAAAACGCCTTCTCTACTCCTCTTTTGAATACTATTACATGTGTTACCAAACACCCCCACTTAATAAAACGATGGCGTTTTCCAACTTGAATGATCACTGTTCATTTCAATCGCTCGCTCACAAAGGGTTTTAAGCCACACCACTGTATTGTCTCTCTCGCCTCGCCTTCGTCTACCTCTAAAGCCCTAAACCTCTTCTCCCATCCGCCATGTCTCTCCGTCACCTCCTTCGCCGCTCCTCCCTCTCGCAACGCCTCTCTTCCACCCGATTCCCTCTCCCGATCTCACACATCCAGCAACGCCTCTACAACATCTCAATCTCCCCGCAAAATGAAGATCCAGAGACGAACAATCAACCTCCTCCGATTCCGTATCCACAGTTCCCTCTCCGAACCACGGCCTTCTCATCCGCCGAGGAAGCCGCCACCGAGCGCCGCCGCCGCAAACGCCGTCTCCGAATCGAGCCCCCTCTCCACGCCCTCCGCCGCGACCCCTCCTCCCTCCCCCGAAACGCGACCCCAACGCTCCCCGCCTCCCGGACTCGACCTCCTCCCTCGTCGGCGCGCGTCTCAACCTCCACAACAGAGTCCAATCCCTAATCAGAGCCTCCGACCTCGACGCCGCGTCAAAACTCGCTCGCCAGTCCGTCTACTCCAGCACACGCCCCACCGTCTTCACCTGCAACGCCATCATCGCCGCCATGTACAGATCCAAGCGCTACGCCGATTCGATCTCCCTCTTCGAGTACTTCTTCAAGCAGTCCAACATCGTCCCCAACGTAGTCTCCTACAACCAGATCATCAACGCCCACTGCGACGAGGGACACGTGGAGGAGGCTCTGGAGGTGTACCGTTACATACTGGCCAACGCTCCTTTCGCTCCTTCGTCGGTTACGTATAGGCATCTCACGAAAGGTTTGGTTGGAGCCGGGAGGATCGGAGAGGCGGTTAGTTTGGTGAGGGAGATGTTGAGCAAAGGACAAGCTGCTGATTCGGTTGTGTACAGTAATATGATAAGAGGTTACTTGGACCTTGGGGATTTAGATAAGGCTAATGAGTTCTTTGATGAGTTGAAGAGTAGGTGTACTGTTTACGATGGGATTGTGCATGCGCCGTTTATGGAGTATTGGTTTGAGAAAGGGAATGATAAGGAAGCTATGGAGTCTTACAGGTCTTTGTTGGATAAGAAGTTTAGAATGCATCCGCATACCGGGAATATGCTTATTGAGGTTTTTCTCAAGTATGGTAAGAAGGATGAAGCTTGGGGGTTGTTTAATGAGATGTTGGATAATCACACTCCTCCTAATATTCTCTCTGTGAACTCGGAGACGATTAGTTTAATGGTTAATGAGTGTTTCAAGATGGGGGAGTTTAGTGAAGCTATTGAGACGTTTAAGAAAGTTGGGAGGAATCCGACCTCGAGGCCGTTTGTGATGGATTATGGAGGTTACAGTAACATAGTGACGAGGTTCTGTGAGCATGGGATGTTACCGGAGGCTGAAAGGTTCTTTGCGGAGAGTGTGAGTAAGGCTTTGCCTCCTGACGCTCCAAGCCACAGGGCTATGATTGATGCGTATCTCAAGGCGGAGAGGATTGATGATGCTGTCAAGATGTTGAACAGGATGGTGGATGTGAATCTTAGGGTGGTTGCTGTGTTTGGTACGAGGGTGTTTGGTGAGCTGATTAGGAATGGTAAGCTCGCGGAGTCTGCAGAGGTTTTGACTAAGATGGGAGAGAGGGAACCTAAACCAGATCCTTCGGTTTACGACGTGGTGGTTAGAGGTCTTTGTGATGGTGATGCACTTGACCAAGCCAAGGATATAATTGGTCAGATGGTTGGACATGGTGTTGGGGTTACTCCTGTGCTGAGGGAATTTATCATAGAGACTTTTGAGAAAGCAGGACGGCGTGAGGAGATTGAGAAAACCTTGAATACGGTTAACCGTCCGGTTAGAAATTCTGGGCAATCTGGTTACACTGCACCTAGGGTGCCGGCAGTGGTAGGAGTCACATCTGCAGCTCCTCAGCAACCTAGAGACAGGGCCCCATGGACGAGCAACGGGACAGGGGTTCCAAATTCAAGTGGGACCAATGGAGCTGCAGGTCAAGGTCAAACAGCAGGAGGAAATTACAAGGCTAATAATGGCGAGAATCCTTCTTGGTCCAACACTTCGGTTAACCAGCAGCAGCAACCATGGTCTAATCAGAGGGCAGTGCAACAGCCACCATCATGGTCGAGTCAAGCACCAGGATATCAACAGCAGCAATCTTGGTCTCAGCAACCGGGGTGGTCAAGCCCTTCAAATCATCAGCAAACATGGGCTAATCAGACGCCTGGCAAGCAGCAACATTGGGATTATCAGAACACTGATCATCAACAATCATGGACTAACCAGGCAACTGGCCAGCAGCAACAGTGGGCTAATCAGAACACTGGTCATCATCAGCAACCGTGGGCTAATCAGACGCCTGGCCAGCAGAAACCGTGGACTAATCAGAACACTGTTCATCAGCAACAGTGGGCTAATCAGACGCCTGGACAGCAGCAACAGTGGACTAATCAGACACCTGGCCAGCATTCAGCGTGGACAGGGCAGCAGCAACAACCGTGGTCTAATCAGACAGCTACCCCTCAGCAGTCCCAGTGGTCAAATCCCTCGGCAGGACAGGTGGCTAATCAAGCACCATGGTCAAACTCTGGAAATAGTCATCTTCCTCAACAACAGGAGACAGTGTCCTCCCACGGGTGGCAAGATGGAGAAGAGAAAAAGGTAGCTGAATCGAGCAACAACTAGTTCGACAACTTGGCTATTTCATTTTGGCCATGTTCCTTGTGACTTACTAGTTATAGTAATTTACCTTATATGCTTTGTGGGTCGCAATTTTTGCAAACTCTGGTATTTATTAAAGTTCAAAAGAATAATCTAATAAGTTTTCCTGATCCTTGACCTCGATCAAACTTGtataatttcatttttctaaAAAGGATAGATGTTCAAAACTTGTATAACTGTAGATTAGCTAGCTCTGCAGGTCGGCAGAAGCAAAACTCTTACATACAAAATGCTCGACCTTTACATTTTATCTCTAGAAACAAAGGAAACTGCTAAAAGAAGTCCAATGTGTATACATCTCGTAGAAGAATCTCATCTCATCTAATCAGATGTTTTGTCAAAACCCCATGACCGTGGAGCTCACATTCATAAGAGGAGCTAATGCACTAGGAGCAAACTTCCTAGCAAAAAGGAAGCATAAAGAAGTTGGCTCTTCATTGTAAAGACAATCCGTCTCATTCTTCCCTATTGACTCTAGAAACCCATCAGTGATAATATCTGCAGCATATGTAGCTGGATGCAGACCGCCAACGGACCAATCAACCCACGTCACACTTCTGTTCGCGTTCACGGAACCGTGAAACATGTTCAAGAACGTTGGGATGTAATGCTCGTCAGGGTAACAAGCTGGTCTGCAGTATTGTTTGAACAATGAGTAGTATTTTGAGTCAGAGATGATGTAGATGGAGTTTACGGTTTACTTCCAACCACTGAGAGCCTTTACGCCACTGATGTAGTTTGATATCTGGGAGCATCTTGCGGCACGACCACGACCGTAACGTGTTGGCTCGTCGTAAGAGTCCACGAAACTGTAAGCAGAGTTGATTAGGTACGAGTAGACGGTTGTGAAGTTGTGGACGGGGACACAGCTTTTCTGAGAGAAGAACAGAACGCTCGTTTGAGAAGTCGAGTAATGCGTTGGCTAGTAGACGCTTCTCTGCATCGGTCAGTAGGTTGGGGATCCCCATGCAACTTTCTGTGTAGTCAAAGCATAGAAGACACATCAGAACCAAACATAGAATGACACAGACCATCCATGATCCCTCAAAAGATTGAAGAACCAAACAGTCTCACTgtcgtgaaaaaaaaaaaagaaagccttTGAGCAGTTACCAGTATAATTGCAACATATACAGAAAGTGAAAGAGATTAAAAAGAGTTTTTAAATCTACAAGAGAAGTTCAATATAGTGCTTTTTGTTTCCTGGTTCACAACTAAACAGTTTGCACTTTTACCCCTATGGATTAATCTGTTCCCATGAATATACTAAAACCAGCTATGTTCCACATTATACTCTAAAAGAATGTGTAACCACTAACCACTATAAGACACATATAGCCAACACAAAATAATGCGCAAGAGTAACCAATCTTCATCTATACACAACCTCAAAAAGTAGATGCAGTAACCAATCTTCTATTGGTTAAGCTTGAGATAACTTAGAGAATAAGTTGTCTATATCCTAACCCAGATATGGTTTAGGAATATATTTGGAGTTATCTAAAACATAAGATAGGAGTTATCTATAGCCTAAAATGTCGTTGTCAGTTTAACTATAtaagggtttgcaagtgtgtTTGCTAAACCTAAGAGTTTGAAGAGGTtgtcttgtgttcttgagttttgAGTCATTTTCTCAAGGTTAATAAAGAGAGTTATTCTTTATACAATTCAATCCTTTTAGACTTTATCTTCATCTATACGCTCCAGCAATCTCGGAACTTGGGTTTCTCCGCCTTGCCGTCTCCTTTGCAGTCACTGTGGATGATCGTGCAGTTGGAGTAATCAGAGGACATCAAAGGAATCGTTTCTGATGTAGAGAATTGAAGTAGCGATCGATGTGGGAGCTAGCGGCGAGGCCGATGATGATTCCGGCCATTAATATGAGCAGAAACGACAGCGTTTGAGCTAGTTTTAGTAAACCATTGTGTTTTCCGGGTCCTTCCTCTTTCTCACCCACTCTTCCTCTCGCAATTGTTTTTCAGAGAAAACTCAAACACTACAGTGACGATCTGATCGTCTCAAATGAAAATCCATTTCCTTCCTCCAAAGCCtcgtttttttgtgtgtaataATAAATCTACAGGGAAGAGACCAGAGTTAGATTTTCGTGAAAGTTGGTCGGAAAaataagaagagagagaaaatgatcAGAAAATTGAACTAATCTGGTCTGCTTGAAATCCACGTTGGATTCTGATCTTATACTATAAAACGAAAACCGAAAGTTGATTTTATAATCTAGTTAGATTTGGTTCGGGACCTTCGGGTGTTTAAGGACCAGGTCCACGTCCAGAAAACATTAACGAATTCCAAACTCAGCAGACCAGATTATGATTGGGCCACGTGGACTGGCCCATGTTTGATTGTGACGTGGTTTCTCgtcaattatttttgaataagcTAATGAGAGAGCTGGGGAATTAAGCTCTTATTATTAAATTGGAAAAGATCATCAGAGTTTTTGACGGGTAATGCAACTTCTAAAACACATAATAGTATCAAACTTGTCATCCAATTCAAAGAGTCTTTGTAATTTAGCTCTTATTATGACATAATAATAATCGTTCATATTAGTCTTTGGTGATTAGTTACCTTCAAACTAATTAATTAGTTCATCAGGATCTAACATGTTTACTATAATATGAGTGGATCTAACAAATAAAGAAAGAGGTAACTACTTCTGTGAATTGATAGAATTTTATATTTGCATCTCTcccaaaagaaaacatttatacTTTTTCAGacattatttaacattttagtgggaattttctaaaaaaaggAAGGGTaggaccaaaaaaaagaaagaaagaagcaacTTGAGTCGGATGAGAAAGAAAAGATAACACAAATctaatttgaattttgaatctTTGTCCCCGTGTCTTTTTTGTGATTCTTACGTCCTCCTTCACCACGTCTTTCTTCATCTCTGCCTTCCTCTAACGGAGACGGACGAATCATCATCTTAGCTTAATACCGGGGGAAAAAAACCGCGCCGGTTTCGGTTTCTGTTCAGATCTAATCTAGTGACTCCCTTCTTCAAGATCTCGGGCTTTTGCAAGTTGTGATGGATGCGATCGATGAGTTATCTCAGCTCTCAGATTCGATGAAACAAGCGGCGTCTCTGCTCGCCGACGAAGATCCCGACGAGTCCTCTTCTTCTAAACGCCCCGCCACGTTCCTTAACGTCGTTGCCCTAGGAAATGTGGTGCGTTTCCCTTTGCTCCATTCGATTTCT is part of the Raphanus sativus cultivar WK10039 chromosome 5, ASM80110v3, whole genome shotgun sequence genome and harbors:
- the LOC108862746 gene encoding LOW QUALITY PROTEIN: pentatricopeptide repeat-containing protein At1g10270 (The sequence of the model RefSeq protein was modified relative to this genomic sequence to represent the inferred CDS: inserted 1 base in 1 codon) encodes the protein MSLRHLLRRSSLSQRLSSTRFPLPISHIQQRLYNISISPQNEDPETNNQPPPIPYPQFPLRTTAFSSAEEAATERRRRKRRLRIEPPLHALRRDPSXPPPKRDPNAPRLPDSTSSLVGARLNLHNRVQSLIRASDLDAASKLARQSVYSSTRPTVFTCNAIIAAMYRSKRYADSISLFEYFFKQSNIVPNVVSYNQIINAHCDEGHVEEALEVYRYILANAPFAPSSVTYRHLTKGLVGAGRIGEAVSLVREMLSKGQAADSVVYSNMIRGYLDLGDLDKANEFFDELKSRCTVYDGIVHAPFMEYWFEKGNDKEAMESYRSLLDKKFRMHPHTGNMLIEVFLKYGKKDEAWGLFNEMLDNHTPPNILSVNSETISLMVNECFKMGEFSEAIETFKKVGRNPTSRPFVMDYGGYSNIVTRFCEHGMLPEAERFFAESVSKALPPDAPSHRAMIDAYLKAERIDDAVKMLNRMVDVNLRVVAVFGTRVFGELIRNGKLAESAEVLTKMGEREPKPDPSVYDVVVRGLCDGDALDQAKDIIGQMVGHGVGVTPVLREFIIETFEKAGRREEIEKTLNTVNRPVRNSGQSGYTAPRVPAVVGVTSAAPQQPRDRAPWTSNGTGVPNSSGTNGAAGQGQTAGGNYKANNGENPSWSNTSVNQQQQPWSNQRAVQQPPSWSSQAPGYQQQQSWSQQPGWSSPSNHQQTWANQTPGKQQHWDYQNTDHQQSWTNQATGQQQQWANQNTGHHQQPWANQTPGQQKPWTNQNTVHQQQWANQTPGQQQQWTNQTPGQHSAWTGQQQQPWSNQTATPQQSQWSNPSAGQVANQAPWSNSGNSHLPQQQETVSSHGWQDGEEKKVAESSNN